TGCCCGAAGCCTCTGCCTTGGATGCTTGTGAAGGGAACCTCACAACAACGATCAGCGACTTCGACGGACTCGATACGGATAATCCGGAAACAGGTAACTATGTGCTGACCTATGCCGCCAGTGATAGTGTTGGCAATACCGGTACGGACACCTTGGATGTGGAAATTGTAGATACGAAAGCGCCGATCATCACGCTTTTGAGTAACAATCCGGAAGTGCTGATCGATGGCGCTGATTATGTTGAAGCCGGCGCCAGTGCTTGGGACGCCTGTGAAGGTGATTTAAGCGCTTTCATCAATCTTGACGGCGATGTTGCCAATACGAACGCTTTGGCAGTCTACGAAGTGACCTACAGCCTCAGTGACAGCTTCGGCAACGCATCAGAAGCGACCCGCTCTGTCATTGTCAAACCCTTAAGCTGTCTGATACTGTATACCTTAGTCGTTACGCCGAACCCCGTCTTGCTGGACGCGAATGTAACGCTGAGCGCCGAGCCCTTACCGGAATCGTGCAGCATTGGTACCCTGCACTACAGCTGGATGAAAGACGGTGTGGTCATACCGGATGCTCCCGACGCGTTCTCTTGGACGCTCCATAAGGTTGGTTTCGAAGATGCAGGCGCCTATGTGTGTATGGTCAGTGATAGCTCCAGTACTGCAGCGACGAACAGCGTTGTGCTTGTTGTTGAAAAAGGAGTGCCCGCTGTCGGACTGATCGGGTTGATGGTTGCAGCAGCCGCTATTGCAGCGGCGGCGACACGACGTAAACAGCGTTAGTCAAAATTTTAATCGCTAAACGGGCGGCGTCGATAGCTTCATCGGCGCCGCCTTTTCTATGGTGTCGTCAGGTTTAATAAGACATAAGGCGGGCTGGAGTTGTGTTTCTTCAGTCTCGACTATTCATGAAGGATAGAAACAAAGAAAGGGGAAATATGGAAGGCATGAGCGTGGCGGTGAATCTTGAAGAACGATCCTCTTTTAGGCGTCAGGGAGATCAATGCTGTCTTGGGCGACAATGAGGCAATGGCCCGTAATTTTCCTCATAGGAAGCGCGGATACGCGCGAAGTCAGCTTCGATATCACCTGTTGTATAAATAGGATCCCCACAGCCTACACGCCTATTTTTGTAATCGATGAACCAAGGCCAAACCGGTACTTGGGCATTATGGGCGATATGGTAAAATCCGGTTTTCCACGCGTCTACTTGTTTGCGCGTGCCCTCAGGAGGAATCACCATATAAAGGCGCTCCCGTTCGGCGAAGGCATCTACCATCTGCCCCACCACGCCGCTTGCCTTGCTGCGGTCAATAGGCACACCGCCGCACCAGTTCCAAAATATACGGGCCGGCCACCAGAAGTGCGTGTTTTTCATCATGAACCACATGGGAATCTGGATGGCGCGGGCGCACAGCAGGGTATAAAACAAATCCCAATTACTGGTATGGGGCGCAGCGGTAAGCACGGCCTTGGGATCGTCAATCTTGTTACCTACCACGGTCCAACCTAGCCACTGCAAGATTTTTCTGCACAAAACCGCCGTTGTCCAGTTGATAAATGAAGTTTTGTCTAATTCAAATGCCATAGAATTACCGTTTCTTTTTTCTGTTATTGTACAACAGCTAACCGTTAGACTTCAAGCAATCATGTGCCGTTTCACCGAGCGCTTAGAAGGTGAAAGGTCGCTACGTGCGCCGGTTCGCAGACTGCTTGACGGGAACTTAATACATTGTTGTTTGCGCGGCAGAGGCTCAGTTTTTCCGAGAAGTGGAGGTCTTTTGGATGAAGCCGTCGCGTTTGGGATAGGTTTGTTCGGTACTCGTCTTTTCCAATTCTTCCAATAATTTCCGTTGTTGCTTGGAAAGTTTTGCCGGTGTTTCGACGCGAATAATAACGAATTGATCTCCGCGGCGGTATCCGCGCATATCCGGGATACCGTGCCCGCGCAAACGCAATTGCATTCCCGTTTGCGTACCGGCGGGCACTTTCAGATCGGCCTGTCCGGACAAGGTCGGTACCCGTATGGTTCCGCCTAAAGCCGCTTGCGTAAAAGACACGGGTACTTCGCAATATACGTTCATGTCTTCCCGTTCGAAAAAGTCGTGGGCTGCCACGTGGATTCTGATATACAAGTCACCTCTTGGCCCGCCAAATTGTCCCGCTTCTCCTTCGCCGCTCATCCGTAATCGCATGCCGTCGTCAACGCCGGCAGGAATGCTAACTTCCAATTCCCGCCTACTCTTTACGAAGCCCTCGCCCCGACACGCTTGGCAAGGATTCGTAATGATACGCCCGGTACCACTGCAGCGGGGACAGCTTCGGCTCATACTAAAGACACCGTGGGATTGACGAATCTGGCCGGTACCATGACATTGCGGACAGCTTTCCGGCTGGGTACCTTTGCTTGCACCGGTTCCACGACATTCTCCACAGTTTTCTTGCCGTGCAAAAGAAATTTTTTTCTTCTGGGCTTGAAGGATTTCTTCCAAGGTCATGGACAAATCATAGACGAGATCGGCTCCGGGTCTTGCCTGATTGGCACGCGATCTGCCCCGTCCCTGAGAGAAGAGCATATCGAACAGATCACCGAAAGGCGAATCACTGCCTCCGAAACCACCGAATCCGCCATAATCAGCGCCGCCACCGCCGAAGGGCTGCCCGTCCATACTGCCGAATCGATCGTATTGCTGCCGTTTCTCCGGGTTTTTCAAAATGTCGTAAGCGGCATTAATTTCTTTCAGCTTTTTTTCGGCTTCTTTATCGCCGCCGGTCTTGTCGGGGTGATATTTATGGGCAAGTTTCAAGTATGCTTTTCGGACTTCGTCTTGAGAAGCATTTTTGGAGACTCCCAATATTTCGTATAAATCGGTTTGACCGGGCATAATCACCTATCCTACCTCATGCAACAAAAGATCACGGGATCGGACCGAGACATTTTGCCACGTAGCTCTCCGTTTAATTATTGCTTGAATCAGCGTCATCATCGACAACTTTAAAATCAGCATCTACCGTACTGCCGTCGTCTTCCTGCTGTTTAGGATCCACATATTCGGGACCTTCTTCAGCGGGTTGTGCGTCGCCTGCGGCCTGCTGTGCTTTCGCCGCTTCTGCATACATCACTTCCGCCAATTTATGGGAAGATTTACCCAGTTCTTCGAGGGCGGCTTCAATAGCATCCGCATCATCACCCCCCATGACTTGCCGCAAGTTTTCCAATGCTGCTTCCACAGCTTTACGTTCTTCTTCGCTGACCTTGTCGCCATGTTCTTTCAGTGTTTTTTCGGTACTATAGATCATGGAGTCCGCGTTGTTGCGCAGCTCAATAATTTTACGCCGTTTCTTATCATCGTCAGCGTGCTGCTCCGCCTCACGGACCATCTTCTTAATTTCATCTTCGGCAAGACCGCTGGAAGCTTCAATACGGATCGCCTGTTCTTTGCCTGTGCCCAGGTCTTTGGCAGATACATTGACAATACCGTTGGCATCAATATCGAAAGACACCTCAATCTGCGGCACGCCGCGGGGCGCAGCAGGGATGCCCATGAGATCGAATTTCCCTAAGGTACGGTTGTCCGACGCCATCTCACGCTCCCCTTGGAGCACATGAATAGTCACAGCTTGTTGGTTATCGGCGGCCGTGGAAAAGACTTGTCGTTTGGTCACGGGGATGGTGGTGTTCCGCTCAATAAGCTTTGTGCATACACCGCCGAGCGTCTCAATACCCAAGGAGAGGGGCGTAACGTCGAGAAGGAGCACGTCTTTCACTTCGCCGGCCAATACACCTGCTTGAACAGCCGCGCCGATGGCAACCACTTCGTCGGGATTCACACCACGATGAGGCTCTTTGTTAAAAATATCTTTCACGATTTTACCGACTGCGGGCATTCGTGTCATGCCGCCGACCAAAATGACCTCATCAACCTCGGAAGCGGAAAGGCCGGCATCTTCCAAAGCACGGTGACACGGATTCTTGCTGCGCTGCAGCAAATCATCACAGAGCTGTTCTAATTTTGCACGGGTAAGCACGTAATTGAGGTGTTTGGGGCCGGAAGCATCTGCCGTAATAAAGGGCAAGTTGATGTCGGTGGTAAGGGCACTGGACAATTCACATTTGGCTTTCTCCGCGCCTTCCTTCAGCCGCTGCAACGCCATAGGATCTTTACGCAGGTCAATACCTTGATCCCGTAAAAACTCTTCGGCTAACCAGTCTATAACTTTTTGGTCGAAGTCGTCGCCGCCCAGATGGGTATCGCCATTGGTACTGAGGACTTCGAAACTATCATCACCGATCGACAAGATGGAGATGTCGAAGGTGCCGCCGCCAAGGTCGTAGACAGCGACTTTTTCGTCTTTCTTTTTGTCCAGACCATAGGCCAATGCGGCAGCGGTAGGCTCGTTGATAATACGCAGCACTTCAAGCCCTGCAATTCTTCCGGCGTCCTTGGTTGCTTGTCGCTGAGAATCGTTAAAATAGGCAGGCACCGTGATGACGGCTTCAGAAATGGGCTGACCTAAATAGACCTCTGCTGTCTCTTTCATCTTTTGAAGAATCATGGCGGAGATTTCGGGGGGACGATAGCTCTTGTCTGTAATTTCGACTTGAACATCGCCCGACGAGGTGGACGAAATGGTATAAGGAACAATACGTTCTTCGGACTTCACCTCTTCATGGCGACGGCCCATAAAACGCTTGATACTAAAAACGGTATTACGGGGATTGGTGACTGCCTGCCGTTTGGCAACAGCACCGACGAGGCGCTCATCATCCTTTGTAAAAGCGACTACAGACGGCGTCGTGCGATTCCCTTCAGTGTTGGCAATCACGATGGGCTCACCGCCCTCCATAACAGCAACGCATGAATTCGTAGTGCCTAAGTCTATACCGATGACTTTTCCCATGAATATTCTCCTTAATCTCTTTTCTTATGATTAACGTGGGTGGTCTTACTTTAATCTCCCACCGATTCTAAATAAATTTAAGCCTGCTCTTATTCGGCTGTATCGTCCGCTTTGCCGGCGCTTACAATGACTTTAGACGGGCGCAAGACCTGATCTTTTAGCATGTATCCGCGCTCAAATTCTTCGAGTATAACGCCTTCCTCCACTTCTTCAGAAGGGGTCATGGACAGGGCATCATGAATATTTGGATCAAAGGCTTGCCCTTTCGCATCAATGGCGACGACTCCTTGTGCAGCCAACAAATCCAACAATTGTTTATGAACGAGCCGCACCCCTTCCGCCAGCCCATCCTCTTCGTTTGCGTGGGCAAGGGCGCGCTCAAGGTTATCGACCACAGGCAGGAATACGCGCAACACATCTGCGGTTGCATTGAATTTTGTTGTGTCCATCTCGCGCAGGATACGTTTGCGATAGTTGTCAAATTCGGCACGAGAGCGGAGCCATTGATCTTTCATTTGATCATATTCAGCTTGCAAGTCTGCAATTTGTTTCGCGTGATCATCGCCTTGGGCCGCGCTATTATCGTCATCTACAATTTCCGCGGCGGCAGTAGGAGCCGCTTCATTTTCTGAGGCGCTCGCAACTTCTTCGCCTGCGGTTTCGGTATCGGAAGATGCTGCTTCTGCTGCAGAATCGTCCGCTTTCTGCTTGGTCTTTTCTTCTTCCGCCGCTATTTTCTTTTCGAGCATTTGTTCGAATAAAGTCTTGTCCGATTTACCACTCATTGAAATGATCTTTATCTCCTTCAGAATTTGTACTGCAAAAGGGCGTTATTGACCGAGCCGCGTAAGCAAGCGTCCGACCATATCCGCTGTAAAGCGCACCACCGATGTGAGCCGTGAATAGGGCATTCTCCGCGGTCCCAAGACGCCGATCATACCGGCAGGCTCACCTTCGACATGGTAAGACGAAGCCACAACGCCTATGCCCTCTGCACCCAAATTGTCATTTTCTTTGCTGATATAGACAGATTTATATTCATCTTCTGAAACCGTCCTTCGCAATAGGTCAATGAGGCGGTCGTGTTCTTCAAGCAAACCAAAAACTTCTTTGGCTTGTTCCAGACGCTGAAATTCCGGATGCTCAAAGAGCTGTACCGTCCCCTCGAGAAACAACCGCTTCTCTTGGCTTACCGGCATGAGGTTGAGTATTTCCAATACGTCTTGAGCCAACGCCCGTTGCTCGTCCAAGGCTTGTCCCAACTTCATCCGAACCGACTGGCTCAAGGAGCCAATGGCCGTACCGCAAAAATTTTGGTTCAGAAAATTCGTTAACGATTCTAATTTGGACTTGTTGACCGGGCGCGTCACCGCCATGGAATGAACGGTACCCAGCGTGTCGACCATCAACACAGCCAGCCGATTTTCGCTGACCGGCACCAATTCAAAGCGTTGAACCAAAGCGCGGTCTGCAGAAGGAATTTCTACAATACCCGCCTGATGGGTCAAGAGCGCTAACAGGTGGCTCGTATGGCGCAGGACAGAATTAACATCGTCCAACTTATTTTGAAATTCATTTTCTATGCGGCGGCGTTCTTGAAGACTCAAGCGTTGAATCTGCATGAGATGATCCACGTAGTACCGATACCCCAAATCGGTGGGGACACGACCGGAACTTGTGTGCACCTGTTGAAGAAACCCCAGCTCCTCCAAGTCTGCCATCACATTGCGTACTGTAGCCGCACTCAAATCCAAACCAAAACGCCGCACAATCGTACGGGAGCCTACCGGTTCCGCTGTCGTAATATAGCTATTGACCACAGCGTTCAGTATTTCACGTTCCCGATCATTTAAAGCATCGATTGCGTGTTTTGGGATACCATCTGTCATCATAATAGGTTATGACCACCTGATAGGATAAGCACCAAGCGCAACAAGTACCGCACCATAACATTAGCACTCAACACATTAGAGTGCTAATAAACCATAGTGTACCATCAAATGCGCCGTAACGTCAAACAGAAGAGGATACAGGAAAATAATGCAGTACATGGTCATGGGCGTCGCTATGAACCAAATGCTGCGTTTCCAATAACTCCAGATGACCCGTTACAGTGGATAGACAGTAGAATAACATTTCGTCGGTCATACGTGGGAAAAGGAGACAGGTCATTTCGAAGGGCGTGATTCCGGATTCCGGCAAAAGACCTAAGAGACGGAGACAGCGCTTCTTGATGTGTTCAACGGTTGCGTCCACGGCATGACGATGATCGACAAAGGGGCTGCCGTGACCGGCAAAGCAGCCCGTAATTGATTGCGCCCGTGTTTTCAACAAAGATCCATAGTATTGAACCAGACTCTTTACGCGTACGCCGTCCTCATTGTGATAGCGCAGTAAGGGACTGGGCGTTTTTTTGTAGATCAAGTGATCCCCGGTGATTGCCCAGCGTTTTTCCTTGTGGATGTATACCGTATCGGTGGAAGAATGGCCCGGTCTGAAATGGACTTCGAAAGGCCCCACTTCGTCGCCGGCTTCCAAAGGGTCATCCATCTCGGGCGGATCGAAGAGCTGACGGTGTTTCATCCGCTCTTCCACCAAATAATCGATCTTAGATAGGGGCGCCCCCAATTCCAACAGCAAATATTTTATTTGTTCACGGATTTCTCCATCCTTAAATAAGAGCGATAAATGTACCTTCACAGAATGATGGGCTGCTACCCGAGCTTTAGAAAGGGATTTGATGCGTCGCGCCAAACCGATATGGTCTAAGTGATGATGGGTGAGCACGACCTTTTCGATATCCCCGAGTTGAAAGCCGTATTGATCCAAAGCGGCAACCAAGGCTTGAAAGGCGCTCTCTGTATGAGTGCCCGCATCAAAGAGTATCATCGGCGGACCGGGATAGAGATAAACATTGGCGGGGCCTACCGGAAATACGGTTGGTGTTGATATAGGGAGCAGCCCAATGTGTTCCCATGGCGGTTTTGATTTCATCGTATAAGCGCGCTCAGATCATCATACAACAGAATTGGATCGACAGGGGTCACATTGATCATCGACAAATAACTGTTGATGATATCTTGCCCCCAAAACAGAAAGAGGAGCGCGCCGATGGCAAGCCAAGGGCCAAAGGGCAGATAATGCCCTTCAAGAGTAATCTCTTGTTCCTCCGGATCAACCTTTGCCTCCTCTTGTACATCCTTTTCCGGTTCCGGCTTTTGTTCCGCTTCACCCTTAAAACGAAAGTAGAGAATCAACGCGAAACCTACCACGCTGCCCAATACAGAAGCAATGACCAACGTACCCAGCACACCGCGCCATCCCAAAAAGGCTCCAATCATGGCAAGGAGCTTGACGTCTCCGAACCCCATACCGGGCTTTTTCAAAACCCATACAGTGATTCGATCTAATGCCATGAGAATTCCGCCGCCGAGGACAACCCCTGCCACCGAATCATAGAAACTGGTGACGCGCAGCCCGGCTGTATCGTGCCAATACATTCCTGCCAAAGACAAGACGATACCCACCGGAATACCGGTAATGCTGATTTCGTCGGGAATGGTCCAGTCGTTGAGGTCTTGCGCTGTTACGATCACCATAGAGGCGCTGAATAGCATATAAACTGCCGCGGCGGGCGTGAAACCGAAGATTC
This DNA window, taken from Candidatus Hydrogenedentota bacterium, encodes the following:
- the hrcA gene encoding heat-inducible transcription repressor HrcA, with translation MMTDGIPKHAIDALNDREREILNAVVNSYITTAEPVGSRTIVRRFGLDLSAATVRNVMADLEELGFLQQVHTSSGRVPTDLGYRYYVDHLMQIQRLSLQERRRIENEFQNKLDDVNSVLRHTSHLLALLTHQAGIVEIPSADRALVQRFELVPVSENRLAVLMVDTLGTVHSMAVTRPVNKSKLESLTNFLNQNFCGTAIGSLSQSVRMKLGQALDEQRALAQDVLEILNLMPVSQEKRLFLEGTVQLFEHPEFQRLEQAKEVFGLLEEHDRLIDLLRRTVSEDEYKSVYISKENDNLGAEGIGVVASSYHVEGEPAGMIGVLGPRRMPYSRLTSVVRFTADMVGRLLTRLGQ
- a CDS encoding prepilin peptidase, producing MHFSEFTLTIQVFFLGAAFILGTVIGSFCNVCISRWPSGASVVQPRSRCPKCLNSIAWYDNIPLLSWIILRARCRHCKTPISAQYPLVELITGLLFMLVFRIFGFTPAAAVYMLFSASMVIVTAQDLNDWTIPDEISITGIPVGIVLSLAGMYWHDTAGLRVTSFYDSVAGVVLGGGILMALDRITVWVLKKPGMGFGDVKLLAMIGAFLGWRGVLGTLVIASVLGSVVGFALILYFRFKGEAEQKPEPEKDVQEEAKVDPEEQEITLEGHYLPFGPWLAIGALLFLFWGQDIINSYLSMINVTPVDPILLYDDLSALIR
- the grpE gene encoding nucleotide exchange factor GrpE, whose protein sequence is MSGKSDKTLFEQMLEKKIAAEEEKTKQKADDSAAEAASSDTETAGEEVASASENEAAPTAAAEIVDDDNSAAQGDDHAKQIADLQAEYDQMKDQWLRSRAEFDNYRKRILREMDTTKFNATADVLRVFLPVVDNLERALAHANEEDGLAEGVRLVHKQLLDLLAAQGVVAIDAKGQAFDPNIHDALSMTPSEEVEEGVILEEFERGYMLKDQVLRPSKVIVSAGKADDTAE
- a CDS encoding MBL fold metallo-hydrolase, coding for MKSKPPWEHIGLLPISTPTVFPVGPANVYLYPGPPMILFDAGTHTESAFQALVAALDQYGFQLGDIEKVVLTHHHLDHIGLARRIKSLSKARVAAHHSVKVHLSLLFKDGEIREQIKYLLLELGAPLSKIDYLVEERMKHRQLFDPPEMDDPLEAGDEVGPFEVHFRPGHSSTDTVYIHKEKRWAITGDHLIYKKTPSPLLRYHNEDGVRVKSLVQYYGSLLKTRAQSITGCFAGHGSPFVDHRHAVDATVEHIKKRCLRLLGLLPESGITPFEMTCLLFPRMTDEMLFYCLSTVTGHLELLETQHLVHSDAHDHVLHYFPVSSSV
- a CDS encoding glycerol acyltransferase, whose translation is MAFELDKTSFINWTTAVLCRKILQWLGWTVVGNKIDDPKAVLTAAPHTSNWDLFYTLLCARAIQIPMWFMMKNTHFWWPARIFWNWCGGVPIDRSKASGVVGQMVDAFAERERLYMVIPPEGTRKQVDAWKTGFYHIAHNAQVPVWPWFIDYKNRRVGCGDPIYTTGDIEADFARIRASYEENYGPLPHCRPRQH
- the dnaK gene encoding molecular chaperone DnaK; the protein is MGKVIGIDLGTTNSCVAVMEGGEPIVIANTEGNRTTPSVVAFTKDDERLVGAVAKRQAVTNPRNTVFSIKRFMGRRHEEVKSEERIVPYTISSTSSGDVQVEITDKSYRPPEISAMILQKMKETAEVYLGQPISEAVITVPAYFNDSQRQATKDAGRIAGLEVLRIINEPTAAALAYGLDKKKDEKVAVYDLGGGTFDISILSIGDDSFEVLSTNGDTHLGGDDFDQKVIDWLAEEFLRDQGIDLRKDPMALQRLKEGAEKAKCELSSALTTDINLPFITADASGPKHLNYVLTRAKLEQLCDDLLQRSKNPCHRALEDAGLSASEVDEVILVGGMTRMPAVGKIVKDIFNKEPHRGVNPDEVVAIGAAVQAGVLAGEVKDVLLLDVTPLSLGIETLGGVCTKLIERNTTIPVTKRQVFSTAADNQQAVTIHVLQGEREMASDNRTLGKFDLMGIPAAPRGVPQIEVSFDIDANGIVNVSAKDLGTGKEQAIRIEASSGLAEDEIKKMVREAEQHADDDKKRRKIIELRNNADSMIYSTEKTLKEHGDKVSEEERKAVEAALENLRQVMGGDDADAIEAALEELGKSSHKLAEVMYAEAAKAQQAAGDAQPAEEGPEYVDPKQQEDDGSTVDADFKVVDDDADSSNN
- the dnaJ gene encoding molecular chaperone DnaJ, which encodes MPGQTDLYEILGVSKNASQDEVRKAYLKLAHKYHPDKTGGDKEAEKKLKEINAAYDILKNPEKRQQYDRFGSMDGQPFGGGGADYGGFGGFGGSDSPFGDLFDMLFSQGRGRSRANQARPGADLVYDLSMTLEEILQAQKKKISFARQENCGECRGTGASKGTQPESCPQCHGTGQIRQSHGVFSMSRSCPRCSGTGRIITNPCQACRGEGFVKSRRELEVSIPAGVDDGMRLRMSGEGEAGQFGGPRGDLYIRIHVAAHDFFEREDMNVYCEVPVSFTQAALGGTIRVPTLSGQADLKVPAGTQTGMQLRLRGHGIPDMRGYRRGDQFVIIRVETPAKLSKQQRKLLEELEKTSTEQTYPKRDGFIQKTSTSRKN